The proteins below come from a single Prolixibacter sp. NT017 genomic window:
- a CDS encoding RNA polymerase sigma-70 factor, with protein MVDFEQRIIANLRKGDENSLRELFDMYYKPLCMFALKFVDSIEQAEDIVQDTFINLWNSRSYSNIHSNIKAYLFGAVRNNALYFIRKETKFRFEEIDNHVQKLTEDELPEDELTELKDRLLKQIEQLPPKGREIFEAIVFKGMKYSDVAELYGISVNTVKTQYSRSLSKLREFLHILIFLFS; from the coding sequence ATGGTAGATTTTGAACAGAGAATCATCGCTAATTTAAGGAAAGGAGACGAAAATAGTCTTCGTGAGTTATTTGATATGTATTACAAGCCCCTGTGTATGTTTGCCTTGAAGTTTGTTGATTCCATAGAACAAGCTGAGGATATTGTTCAGGATACCTTTATTAATTTATGGAACTCCCGTAGCTATAGTAACATTCATTCCAACATAAAGGCCTATTTATTCGGGGCAGTTAGAAATAATGCGCTGTACTTTATCAGGAAAGAAACCAAATTTAGGTTTGAAGAAATTGATAATCATGTTCAGAAGCTTACAGAAGACGAGTTACCGGAGGATGAACTAACCGAACTAAAGGATCGTCTTTTAAAACAAATTGAACAACTGCCACCAAAAGGAAGAGAAATTTTCGAAGCAATTGTCTTCAAGGGTATGAAATACAGCGATGTGGCAGAGTTGTATGGTATATCTGTGAATACTGTAAAGACGCAATATTCAAGATCTTTATCTAAATTAAGAGAATTTCTCCATATTCTTATCTTTTTGTTCTCTTAA